In Diabrotica undecimpunctata isolate CICGRU chromosome 9, icDiaUnde3, whole genome shotgun sequence, the DNA window gaaggcGCCATAACTTGTGGATGAAAGACCTGAGAAGATGGTTtaaccgctcatccacagaaatctttcgttcAGCAGTTTCTAAAGCtataattgccatttggatcgccaaccttcaaaaggagaatacgcaataagaagtAAGGTTTTTCCAGGTACGTGTCCTCAAatgcattttaaaattattttctgtagTAAATGTCCTAATTATACTTGTGAGGTTTTTCCTCAGTATGTGTAcgcaaatgtttttttaaattatcagcgGCAGCAAAttgcttaaagcaaatttcacacttgtaaggtttttccccagtatgtacgTTTATATGCTTTGTCAAAATGCTTTGCTGAGAAAACTGCCTAaggcaaatttcacacttgtagggtttttccccagtatgtgttcgcaTATGACTTCTCAAATGACCTTGCTGAGAAAACagcttaagacaaatttcacaagtgtaaggtttttccccagtatgtgttctaaaatgccttttcaaaatatTTGCTACAGTAAATgtcttgaaacaaatttcacactcgtaaGGTTTTTCACCGGTATGAGTCCGCAAATGCACCTTTAAATTATTTGCACTAGTAAATGTTTTacagcaaatttcacacttgtaaagtttttccCTAGTATGTACTTCTATATGCTTTGTCAAAATGCTTTGCTGAGAAAACTGCCCAAgacaaattttacacttgtaaggtttttcaccagtatgtgttcgcaaatgaATTTTTAAGTTGTCTGCGGTGGTGAATGTCTTAAAGCAAATTTTACACTTAAAACGTTTTTCCTCAGTATGAATTTTTTTATGCGTTGACAAATTGCTTTGCTGAGAAAACTGCCtgagacaaatttcacacttataaggtttttccccagtatgtctTCGAAAATGGCTTTTCAAATTATTGCCACTAGCAAATGTTTTAAAGCAAATtccacacttataaggtttttctccagtatgtgttcgcaaatgtattttcaaattatCTGGTGTAGTATGagccttaaagcaaatttcacacttataaggcttttccccagtatgtgtacgcaaatgcttttttaaattaTCCGCAGCAGCAAAttgcttaaagcaaatttcacacttgtaacgtGCTTCCCCAGTATGTAATTTTTTATGCGTTGTCAAATTGCTTTTCTGAGAAAACTGCCGAAGACAGATTTCACATTTGTAAAATTTTTCTTGAATCTCAAGTTTTACACTTTTGTTTAATATAGTTTCTTCAGCCTGTTGACCTATTTGTTGTTGTTTGTGGTATGAATGTTTAGGTGATGTTTttttagtttccattttattgCTGATTTGGGGAAAACCTAAAATATAAAACGAactataaaaatttgtttttttttgctgtaaGAAAAAATGTGTGCAGAAACTCAACAACAGGAATAAAAACACATAAGTCTACAGAATATTGTTATACTCAGTTCGCTGGTCCCAGTCCCAACTATCTAGTAAATTtagaaattaattttttgatgtattttttaaatttttcccaACTGTCAGAGGCTGGGAATCATCTCCAATGTGCAAATTAGAACCCATTAAATCTTTACTATGTTTTAAATATACGATAATTAGGGCTGAATCATTAAATGCTACTTTGGtcttgatttatttgttagatgAGCAACACGAAAAGCTTAAAGGTACTGTTCGTTACACTTATGTTATTGAGAATTCCTTAGACCTCATTTCCATCATGTTCAACACAGATGTTAGATTCACTGGAATGTTTTTCaggtacattatatatatatacaataatatttttggCTCTACGATGTAGAATTGACATCTGCACAATTTTGAATGTTACTATTTCCAGCACTACTTGGTGATTTGTTGCCAGGGGTAGATTTTTTAACAGGTTAAGCGCCACGGCGAACACGGATGTACGATTTAAAATTCGCCGCCTGGGCCACGGCGGACACCGGTGTCCTCTTGACTTTAAATTTTTCATCATCCTTACCCGGCCGCGAGGACACCATTTTATGTGGTTTTAACAGGAATGTGTCCGCTATGGCTCTGAAATATAGACTGTTGAACCAGGTTGTGTGTAGCAATTTCGATTAGAAAAATCTGGTGTAAAAACTATCTTGAGGTCTTTCATTAAGTATAGAAATAAGAATACCTTCAattgataaaaaaatgtattaaacaaataaGCTATAGAaatacatatctattacatatAGGCATGTACATGTACATacgtttatttcaaaaaaattaatgagTTTTGTGAAATAAATTGAAACATTCCAGACAAAACCTAGGACAATTTTCGCACTGGGCACAGTACGTTATTAGATTCTTCGCTTTATTTTTATCTATCCGTCCATCCTGTTTTGTCGTGTAGCATCCCTTGCAGTACCGTCTATTTTCCCGTGCCTTACAGTCTAATTTTGTAAATACGTGAGCATTGAGGGTTACTTTTGCACGACGTGTACGTTCATAAAACTGGCCGCTTTCAAATTTTAACATTCTTCAATAACTGCATATCGAAAATCATTTAGGGATATGTTGGTCTGTTCGGACTCCTTGTAGATGAAATAGGCATTAACAGTTAAAGTACCTAATAAAATTTCTATAGCTATTTTTTTGTAACAATGGACAGTTCGTCGCAGCACCGTACTGTAACTCGACATCTGATTGGATAAATCGATGGAGTTTTTACCTGAATTATAATCAATATTCCTATTCACATATTCCTCTTTCATTTTCTCTGGCAATTAGTTCACCTTTTTTAAGtcttttatttattacttcagCTGGATTACCCTTGCGATTATTTCGCAAAGTTCCGAAACAATGGGTGTTATCCAAAAGTATGTGCGTTAATTGAAGGCTTGTACACCAGTTATCTTAAAGCAAATTATACACTTATGAACGTTTTTCCTCAGTATGATTTTTTTTATGGTTCGTCAAATTGCTTTGCTGAGAAAACTGCCtgagacaaatttcacacttataaggtttttccccagtatgtgtacgcaaatgcctttttaaattatcagcaacagcaaattgcttaaagcaaatttcacacttgtaaggtttttccccagtatgcatTCGCAAATGCAATTTTAAGTTATTTGCCGTAGTAAATGTTTTAAAGCAAATTTTACACTTATAACGTTTTTCCTCAGTATGAATCTTTTTATGCGTTGACAAATTGCTTTGCTGAGAAAACTGCCtgagacaaatttcacacttataaggtttttccccagtatgtgtacgcaaatgcctttttaaattcTCAGCAACAGCAAATtgtttaaagcaaatttcacacttataaggtttttccccagtatgtgttgGCAAATGCAATTTTAAGTCATGTGCGGTAGTAAATGTCTTAAAGCAAATTTTACACTTATAACGTTTTTCATCAGTATGAATTTTTTTATGGGTTGTCAAATTGCTTTGCTGAGAAAACTGCCtgagacaaatttcacacttataggGTTTTTCCCCGgtatgtgttcgcaaatgcaATTTTAAGTTATCTGCGGTAGTAAATGTCTTACAGCAAATTTTACAATTATAACGTTTTTCCCCAGTATGAATTTTTTTATGCGTTGTCAAATTGCTTTTCTGAGAAAACTGCCGAAGACAGATTTCACATTTGTAAAATTTTTCTTGAATCTCAAGTTTTACACTTTTGTTTAATATAGTTTCTTCAGCATGTTGACCTATTTGTTGTTGTTTGTGGTATGAATGTTTAGGTGATGTTTttttagtttccattttattgCTGATTTGGGGAAAACCTAAAATATAAAACGAactataaaaatttgttttttttttgctgtaagAAAAAATGTGTGCATAAACTCAACAACAGGAATAAAAACACATAAGTCTACAGAATATTGTTATACTCAGTTCGCTGGTCCCAGTCCCAACTATCTAGTAAATTtagaaattaattttttgatgtattttttaaatttttcccaACTGTCAGAGGCTGGGAATCATCTCCAATGTGCAAATTAGAACCCATTAAATCTTTACTATGTTTTAAATATACGATAATTAGGGCTGAATCATTAAATGCTACTTTGGtcttgatttatttgttagatgAGCAAGACGAAAAGCTTAAAGGTACTGTTCGTTACACTTATGTTATTGAGAATTCCTTAGACCTCATTTCCATCATGTTCAACACAGATGTTAGATTCACTGGAATGTTTTTCaggtacattatatatatatacaataatatttttggCTCTACGATGTAGAATTGACATCTGCACAATTTTGAATGTTACCATTTCCAGCACTACTTGGTGATTTGTTGCCAGGGGTAGATTTTTTAACAGGTTAAGCGCCACGGCGAACACGGATGTACGATTTAAAATTCGCCGCCTGGGCCACGGTGAACTCT includes these proteins:
- the LOC140449498 gene encoding uncharacterized protein — its product is METKKTSPKHSYHKQQQIGQQAEETILNKSVKLEIQEKFYKCEICLRQFSQKSNLTTHKKLHTGEARYKCEICFKQFAAADNLKKHLRTHTGEKPYKCEICFKAHTTPDNLKIHLRTHTGEKPYKCGICFKTFASGNNLKSHFRRHTGEKPYKCEICLRQFSQQSNLSTHKKIHTEEKRFKCKICFKTFTTADNLKIHLRTHTGEKPYKCKICLGQFSQQSILTKHIEVHTREKLYKCEICCKTFTSANNLKVHLRTHTGEKPYECEICFKTFTVANILKRHFRTHTGEKPYTCEICLKLFSQQGHLRSHMRTHTGEKPYKCEICLRQFSQQSILTKHINVHTGEKPYKCEICFKQFAAADNLKKHLRTHTEEKPHKYN
- the LOC140449499 gene encoding uncharacterized protein, with amino-acid sequence METKKTSPKHSYHKQQQIGQHAEETILNKSVKLEIQEKFYKCEICLRQFSQKSNLTTHKKIHTGEKRYNCKICCKTFTTADNLKLHLRTHTGEKPYKCEICLRQFSQQSNLTTHKKIHTDEKRYKCKICFKTFTTAHDLKLHLPTHTGEKPYKCEICFKQFAVAENLKRHLRTHTGEKPYKCEICLRQFSQQSNLSTHKKIHTEEKRYKCKICFKTFTTANNLKLHLRMHTGEKPYKCEICFKQFAVADNLKRHLRTHTGEKPYKCEICLRQFSQQSNLTNHKKNHTEEKRS